In the genome of Candidatus Moraniibacteriota bacterium, one region contains:
- the cyaB gene encoding class IV adenylate cyclase, translating to MIEVEQKFRLTKENQERIQGVLDARYGKVDAVRQVDTVFLLEGNSLATFKRGDPVMRIRLAGDDSVTLTYKRALDGGEDRMEYELSVDSAETAKCLLQEIGYIPVACVDKRRRTYECGNVVVTLDDVEKLGAFIEIEVLCKDESDISSARQEIDHVAKEFHLEEKDRESRKYDELLADKD from the coding sequence ATGATAGAAGTAGAGCAAAAATTTCGATTGACAAAAGAAAATCAGGAGCGTATTCAAGGCGTTCTGGATGCTCGGTATGGAAAAGTTGATGCAGTTCGGCAAGTTGATACGGTATTCTTGCTTGAGGGAAATTCTCTTGCGACGTTTAAGCGAGGAGATCCGGTTATGCGAATTCGCTTGGCAGGAGATGACAGTGTGACTCTCACGTATAAACGTGCCTTGGATGGTGGCGAGGATCGTATGGAGTACGAATTGAGTGTGGATTCAGCTGAGACAGCGAAGTGTCTCTTGCAAGAGATTGGCTATATCCCGGTAGCGTGTGTCGATAAGCGTCGTCGGACATATGAATGTGGAAATGTTGTTGTTACGCTCGATGATGTTGAGAAGCTCGGAGCGTTCATAGAGATCGAGGTGCTGTGCAAAGATGAATCGGATATTTCCAGTGCGAGGCAAGAAATAGATCATGTTGCCAAGGAATTTCATTTGGAAGAAAAAGATCGGGAGTCTCGAAAATACGATGAACTTTTGGCTGACAAAGACTGA
- a CDS encoding DUF4870 domain-containing protein — protein sequence MISKNSKAWAALSYIGALVIFPLITKQDDNFVLFHAKQGIVLVFFGIGFSVIANISFEVGALPITIGVWVVSLIFSIIGIANCVRGKETKLPIIGNLANKIQL from the coding sequence ATGATTTCTAAAAATAGCAAGGCGTGGGCAGCTCTTTCTTACATAGGCGCATTAGTAATCTTTCCCTTGATCACTAAACAAGATGACAATTTTGTGCTTTTCCATGCAAAACAAGGAATAGTGCTGGTATTTTTTGGCATAGGGTTTAGTGTTATAGCTAATATTAGTTTTGAAGTTGGTGCGCTACCAATCACGATTGGGGTTTGGGTGGTTTCTCTTATCTTTTCCATAATTGGGATTGCTAACTGTGTGCGTGGAAAAGAAACAAAACTACCTATTATTGGTAATCTTGCAAACAAGATTCAATTATAA